One Corynebacterium tuberculostearicum DNA window includes the following coding sequences:
- a CDS encoding DUF6779 domain-containing protein: MTEPRSSSSKTPAKTTKPDLGQIGLIVLVVLAVVASIVMLISGSAAALKIALIAALWAAVLGFFLVMRYRRQAEESVTKLELQERAHRAELKQVQAADGQPLPDQELLDEIRTELASIRKQIEDLSGQDFTYEPAALHAEARRIMQLEAQTAAATRPGSEEGNVDFTQSSSGAPSADAIAGRLGNQPSAAHAESNPLNDIISEKTRAQRTSGKTSGASTFNTGGFQAVRWDTGGDDSLKTSRTSAASEHHGSHRKPEAATKANHETQDIPQQAAPQRDDRAEYPGSGQHVAPERSEPVRQKAARSHHRAAAEEPDSRGRRRSDDKREGAVSVAELLAQAKKKDK; encoded by the coding sequence ATGACTGAGCCGCGCTCTTCTTCTAGCAAAACTCCCGCCAAGACGACCAAGCCGGATCTGGGCCAGATCGGGCTCATCGTCCTCGTGGTGCTGGCCGTTGTAGCCAGCATCGTCATGCTGATTTCCGGCTCTGCCGCAGCTCTTAAGATTGCGCTCATCGCCGCTTTGTGGGCCGCCGTGCTCGGCTTCTTCCTGGTGATGCGCTACCGCCGCCAGGCCGAGGAATCCGTGACCAAGCTGGAGCTGCAGGAGCGCGCTCACCGCGCCGAGCTTAAGCAGGTTCAAGCAGCCGACGGCCAGCCCCTGCCGGATCAGGAGCTGCTCGATGAGATCCGCACCGAGCTGGCTTCCATCCGCAAGCAGATCGAGGATCTTTCCGGCCAGGACTTCACCTATGAACCGGCCGCCCTGCACGCCGAGGCGCGCCGCATCATGCAGCTCGAGGCCCAGACCGCGGCTGCTACTCGCCCTGGCTCTGAGGAAGGCAATGTGGACTTCACCCAGTCCTCTTCCGGCGCCCCGTCTGCCGATGCCATTGCTGGCCGCTTGGGCAACCAGCCATCCGCAGCACACGCCGAGTCCAACCCGCTTAATGACATCATCAGCGAAAAGACCCGTGCGCAGCGCACCTCCGGCAAGACTTCTGGTGCCTCCACCTTCAATACTGGTGGCTTCCAGGCCGTGCGCTGGGATACCGGCGGCGATGATTCCCTGAAGACTTCCCGCACGTCCGCGGCCAGCGAGCACCACGGCAGCCACCGCAAGCCAGAGGCTGCCACCAAGGCAAATCATGAGACCCAGGACATTCCGCAGCAGGCGGCGCCGCAGCGCGATGACCGCGCGGAGTACCCGGGCTCCGGTCAGCACGTGGCCCCAGAAAGGTCCGAGCCGGTGCGCCAGAAGGCAGCCCGCTCCCATCACCGCGCGGCCGCCGAAGAGCCCGATTCCCGTGGCCGCCGCCGCAGCGACGATAAGCGCGAAGGCGCGGTCTCCGTGGCCGAGCTGCTGGCCCAGGCGAAGAAGAAGGATAAATAA
- a CDS encoding pantoate--beta-alanine ligase: protein MSLELGNATVISEIERIRMVGSAFHKTGRPVAFVPLTNGVHAGHIALVRAAKHIRGAVTVVALQSPHEEDLELLRAEGVDIVWDYSPEALWPHGRRIAVAPADAATALEPDLSEDLSLYLALILTLSPTDVLLGEKDYELLLAIHHAVQDFHLGVRVQGVPAVRMPDGVVISLRNTNVPAGSRDQAAALSAALTAGAHAAEAGADKVREVAAEVLRAAGVEPDYLEVRGRNLGNPPAEGDARLLVAATIGGVRLIDNVGLPLGIGFNNIEEHEAKAELEREQQRAQGTASQQPPED from the coding sequence ATGAGCCTAGAGCTGGGAAACGCCACCGTTATCAGCGAGATTGAGCGCATCCGCATGGTTGGCAGCGCCTTTCATAAGACTGGCCGCCCGGTGGCCTTCGTGCCGCTGACCAACGGCGTGCACGCCGGCCATATCGCGTTGGTGCGCGCGGCCAAGCACATCCGCGGCGCGGTTACCGTCGTGGCCCTACAGTCCCCGCACGAGGAAGACCTTGAGCTCCTGCGCGCCGAGGGCGTTGACATAGTCTGGGATTACTCGCCAGAGGCCTTGTGGCCGCACGGCCGCCGCATCGCCGTGGCTCCGGCCGACGCCGCGACCGCCCTCGAGCCGGACCTCAGCGAGGATCTCTCGCTCTATCTAGCGCTCATCCTGACGCTTTCGCCTACCGACGTCCTCCTCGGCGAAAAGGACTATGAGCTCCTCCTCGCCATCCACCACGCGGTCCAAGACTTCCACTTAGGCGTGCGCGTGCAGGGCGTGCCAGCAGTGCGCATGCCCGATGGCGTGGTGATAAGCCTGCGCAATACCAACGTCCCGGCCGGATCCCGTGACCAGGCAGCGGCCCTATCCGCCGCGCTGACCGCCGGCGCGCATGCCGCCGAAGCCGGTGCCGACAAGGTCCGTGAAGTCGCCGCGGAAGTCCTGCGCGCAGCAGGCGTTGAACCGGACTACCTCGAGGTGCGCGGCCGCAACTTGGGTAACCCGCCTGCGGAGGGTGACGCCCGCTTACTCGTTGCCGCTACCATCGGCGGCGTGCGGCTCATCGATAATGTGGGCCTGCCGCTGGGCATCGGCTTTAATAATATTGAAGAGCACGAGGCCAAGGCCGAGCTCGAGCGCGAGCAACAGCGCGCGCAGGGTACCGCTTCCCAGCAGCCACCGGAGGACTAA
- a CDS encoding GNAT family N-acetyltransferase encodes MTDIQIRDLDPRDEPKAISFAIEGMHLHWFVKSRRFERAYGRYFWDLERAKATDILAAYDGDRFLGVLLASMKGKPALPYPWWRKAFVHAVEIFNNLRPGGHRDDYDAANQDMLLKYLGKHPIDGEIGFLVADPNSGVSGVGTALLEAFEARHEGKTVYLFTDDGCTYQFYDSRGFTQVGERTIAVNEDRDLVCMLYVRRLGAPQT; translated from the coding sequence ATGACCGATATCCAGATCCGTGACCTCGACCCGCGCGATGAGCCCAAAGCCATTTCTTTTGCCATCGAGGGCATGCACCTGCACTGGTTTGTGAAGAGCCGCCGCTTCGAGCGCGCCTATGGCCGCTACTTTTGGGATTTAGAGCGCGCCAAGGCCACCGATATCTTGGCCGCCTACGATGGCGACCGCTTCCTCGGCGTGCTGTTGGCCTCCATGAAAGGCAAGCCCGCGCTGCCGTATCCGTGGTGGCGCAAGGCATTTGTTCACGCGGTGGAAATCTTTAATAACCTGCGCCCGGGCGGACACCGCGATGATTACGATGCCGCCAATCAGGACATGCTGCTCAAGTACTTGGGTAAGCACCCCATTGATGGCGAAATCGGCTTCCTCGTCGCGGACCCCAATTCCGGCGTGAGCGGCGTGGGCACGGCGCTGCTCGAGGCCTTCGAAGCCCGTCATGAGGGAAAGACTGTCTACTTGTTTACCGATGACGGCTGCACTTATCAGTTCTATGACAGCCGCGGCTTCACTCAGGTGGGCGAGCGCACCATCGCGGTCAACGAGGACCGCGACTTGGTGTGCATGCTCTATGTGCGCCGCTTGGGCGCACCGCAGACCTAG
- a CDS encoding aminopeptidase C produces the protein MTEIKPNEVHAATAELTSDATLRLVRNGVAQEGVDKLSLDHEQLRSLTPVTSYKLDSWGVADQKASGRCWIFAGLNSLRGGLMDKAKLKDFELSQTYIYFFDKLEKANWFLTAMAELKDREITDRTVTKLMDDPIDDGGQWSMFVALVEKYGVVPQYAMPETASSEATAMLNRNLQTVLRRAAHRIRSGEEGAHEQALADVYRILTANLGLPPEEFVWQYRDKDDEFHRAGTYTPQEFAQEFLPADLGEYVCVVNDPRNAYGELYTVEYLGNVAGKRVTYLNAPVEVLRDAARASIEDGQPVWFGCDTDQQSDDEHGVWAKHLHDYEAFYGVEMDLDKAQRLRLHESLMTHAMVFTGADIADDGTINRWRVENSWGPKKADKGFWTMGDDWFDEFVFEIAVHPSRLPEQYQAALKSESVTTLPAWDPMGALAR, from the coding sequence ATGACAGAGATTAAACCGAACGAGGTTCATGCCGCCACCGCCGAGCTCACCAGCGATGCCACGCTGCGCCTGGTACGCAACGGGGTGGCCCAGGAGGGCGTCGACAAGCTCAGCCTCGACCATGAACAACTGCGCAGCCTTACCCCGGTAACCAGCTATAAGCTAGATTCCTGGGGCGTAGCCGACCAGAAGGCATCGGGCCGCTGCTGGATTTTTGCCGGCCTCAATTCCCTGCGCGGCGGGCTAATGGACAAAGCCAAGCTCAAGGATTTTGAGCTCTCCCAGACCTATATTTACTTCTTTGACAAGCTGGAGAAGGCCAATTGGTTCCTCACCGCCATGGCCGAGCTCAAAGACCGCGAGATTACGGACCGCACGGTGACCAAGCTCATGGATGATCCCATCGATGACGGCGGCCAATGGTCCATGTTCGTCGCCCTGGTGGAAAAGTACGGCGTGGTGCCGCAATACGCCATGCCGGAGACCGCGTCTTCCGAGGCCACGGCGATGCTTAACCGCAACCTGCAGACCGTGCTGCGCCGCGCCGCCCACCGCATCCGCAGCGGCGAAGAGGGCGCGCATGAGCAGGCGCTTGCCGACGTCTACCGTATCCTCACCGCCAACCTTGGCCTGCCGCCCGAGGAGTTTGTGTGGCAGTACCGCGATAAGGACGATGAGTTCCACCGCGCGGGCACCTATACCCCACAGGAGTTTGCCCAGGAATTCCTGCCGGCGGACCTAGGCGAGTACGTGTGCGTGGTCAACGACCCGCGCAATGCCTACGGCGAGCTCTACACCGTGGAGTACCTGGGCAACGTGGCCGGAAAGCGCGTGACCTATTTGAACGCGCCAGTGGAGGTGCTGCGCGATGCCGCGCGTGCCTCCATCGAAGACGGCCAGCCCGTCTGGTTCGGCTGCGATACCGACCAGCAATCCGATGATGAGCACGGCGTGTGGGCCAAGCACCTGCACGATTATGAGGCCTTTTACGGAGTGGAGATGGATCTGGACAAGGCGCAGCGTTTGCGCCTGCACGAGTCCCTCATGACCCACGCGATGGTCTTTACCGGCGCCGATATCGCAGACGATGGCACCATCAATCGCTGGCGCGTGGAGAATTCCTGGGGCCCGAAGAAGGCCGATAAGGGCTTTTGGACCATGGGCGATGACTGGTTCGACGAGTTCGTCTTCGAAATCGCCGTGCACCCCTCCCGCCTGCCGGAGCAATATCAAGCGGCGTTGAAGTCCGAGTCCGTGACCACCCTGCCGGCCTGGGACCCGATGGGAGCGTTGGCGCGCTAG
- a CDS encoding aminopeptidase C, translating into MTLLTNEYLSHLRKEAAADSRLRIARNAITNVGAAKAALDRDRITSLYPTTEVKLDSLGVSDQKRSGRCWMFAALNVFRHRAAKELNVDNFEFSFTYLQYFDKLERANLVLNQLLDKKDAGWDERTVAAVLDHAGADGGWWCFFSNLVAKYGAVPAEVMPEVRSSGNTAEMNRDLATVVRRAAAQDGPREEILAQARKDIHRILDIHLGTPPEEFTWAYRTKDKQFVRLHSTPREFADKYLPNLDEYVVLADDPRSTNPRHRVFSSAEETNVLGGAPQEYLNVSAAELKETAKRSLAAGEPVWFSCDVNRQFSFLNGVWDEGLVDTDGLYGIDSSMSKEERFTSGETAPTHAMVLTGVDGDRAWRVENSWGSKPPRKDDGEDVPGKGFATMADAWFDQNVFHIAVRKEHLSDTLAQALATEPIELPLWDRMN; encoded by the coding sequence ATGACTTTGCTCACCAACGAATACCTATCCCACTTGCGCAAGGAGGCCGCGGCCGATTCCCGGCTGCGCATCGCGCGCAACGCCATCACCAACGTCGGGGCGGCGAAAGCGGCCCTAGACCGCGACCGCATCACGTCCCTCTACCCCACCACCGAAGTCAAGCTGGATAGCCTGGGCGTATCGGACCAAAAGCGCTCAGGCCGCTGCTGGATGTTTGCGGCGCTGAACGTCTTCCGTCACCGCGCGGCCAAGGAGCTCAATGTAGATAACTTCGAGTTTTCCTTCACCTACCTGCAGTACTTTGACAAGCTGGAACGCGCCAACCTGGTGCTCAACCAGCTGCTGGACAAGAAGGACGCCGGCTGGGACGAGCGCACCGTCGCCGCGGTGCTAGACCACGCGGGGGCCGATGGCGGCTGGTGGTGCTTCTTTAGCAACCTCGTGGCCAAGTACGGCGCCGTCCCTGCCGAGGTCATGCCGGAGGTGCGCTCGTCTGGAAATACCGCGGAGATGAACCGCGACCTCGCTACGGTGGTGCGTCGTGCCGCCGCCCAGGACGGACCGCGCGAAGAAATCCTCGCCCAAGCGCGCAAGGATATCCACCGCATCCTGGACATCCACCTGGGCACCCCGCCGGAGGAATTTACCTGGGCGTATCGCACCAAGGACAAGCAATTCGTGCGCCTGCACTCCACCCCGCGCGAGTTTGCGGATAAGTACCTGCCGAATCTGGACGAGTACGTGGTACTTGCCGATGACCCCCGCTCCACCAACCCCAGGCATCGCGTCTTTAGCAGCGCCGAGGAGACCAATGTGCTGGGCGGCGCACCGCAGGAGTACCTCAACGTCAGCGCGGCCGAGCTGAAGGAAACTGCCAAGCGCAGCCTGGCGGCCGGCGAGCCGGTGTGGTTTAGCTGCGATGTCAACCGCCAGTTCTCCTTCCTCAACGGCGTATGGGACGAGGGATTGGTAGATACCGATGGCCTTTACGGCATCGATTCCTCCATGAGCAAGGAGGAGCGTTTTACCTCTGGCGAGACCGCTCCCACCCACGCGATGGTGCTCACCGGCGTCGATGGTGACCGCGCCTGGCGCGTGGAAAATTCCTGGGGTTCTAAGCCGCCGCGCAAGGACGATGGCGAGGATGTGCCCGGCAAGGGCTTTGCCACCATGGCCGATGCCTGGTTTGACCAGAACGTCTTCCACATCGCCGTCCGCAAGGAGCACCTGAGCGACACGCTTGCCCAGGCCCTTGCCACCGAACCGATTGAGCTTCCCCTCTGGGACCGGATGAACTAA
- a CDS encoding ArsA family ATPase yields MLLETAPIMFFGGKGGVGKTTLATATALRLSRKNRVCLVSTDPAHNLGHIFGASLGDAPSNLTPTLSAIEIDPARATEQHLAQVGNSMRRFMPEHLHGEVKKHLDLARQSPGTQEAALLERIAALVVEESDFDYLIFDTAPSGHTSRLMALPEIMAAYTDGLLSRREKSDKFGSLVRGMSQGSGADNDPVDRRNQEIRATLFQRRERFAQLRTALTSPRTVFHIVLTAESLPVLESAEFHADLTSNGVRVGSMLVNRRTPENQGEFLAARRAAEDEALALLRAQLPDTPVREVPWLPEEVGTPGAVGKLAAYL; encoded by the coding sequence ATGTTGCTAGAGACCGCCCCCATCATGTTCTTTGGCGGCAAGGGCGGGGTGGGAAAAACCACCCTGGCCACCGCTACCGCGCTGCGCCTGTCCCGTAAGAACCGCGTCTGCCTGGTGTCCACGGACCCGGCGCATAACCTGGGACATATTTTTGGTGCCTCGCTTGGCGACGCCCCCTCAAACCTCACCCCTACCCTGTCCGCCATCGAAATCGACCCTGCGCGCGCGACCGAGCAACACCTAGCGCAGGTAGGGAACTCGATGCGCCGCTTTATGCCCGAGCACCTGCACGGTGAGGTTAAGAAGCACCTCGACTTGGCCCGGCAGTCGCCCGGCACACAGGAGGCGGCGCTATTGGAGCGCATCGCGGCGCTGGTCGTGGAGGAGTCGGACTTCGACTACCTCATCTTCGATACCGCCCCCTCTGGGCACACTTCGCGGCTGATGGCCCTGCCGGAAATCATGGCCGCCTATACCGACGGATTGCTCTCCCGGCGCGAGAAATCCGATAAATTCGGCTCACTGGTGCGCGGAATGTCGCAAGGAAGCGGCGCGGATAATGACCCGGTGGACCGGCGCAATCAGGAAATTCGCGCCACGCTTTTCCAGCGCCGCGAGCGCTTTGCACAGCTGCGCACCGCGCTTACCTCCCCGCGCACCGTGTTCCACATCGTGCTCACCGCCGAGAGCCTGCCCGTGCTGGAATCAGCCGAGTTCCATGCGGACCTCACGAGCAACGGTGTGCGGGTGGGATCCATGCTGGTTAACCGGCGCACCCCGGAGAACCAAGGCGAGTTCCTTGCCGCCCGGCGCGCCGCCGAGGATGAGGCACTCGCACTCCTGCGCGCCCAGCTGCCCGATACCCCGGTGCGCGAGGTTCCGTGGTTGCCGGAGGAAGTGGGGACTCCGGGGGCCGTCGGCAAGCTGGCGGCCTACCTCTAG
- a CDS encoding cory-CC-star protein codes for MLDKLKALAAGLNEYYQAPYRASFAKAQQQEDDLFLMLVASEALGIPNPASYYTLELLPLVYEDFHAWHTRMGMDRSPLENIQCC; via the coding sequence ATGCTCGACAAGCTTAAGGCACTTGCGGCCGGGCTCAATGAGTACTACCAGGCCCCGTATCGCGCCAGCTTTGCCAAAGCCCAGCAGCAAGAAGACGATCTCTTCTTGATGCTGGTTGCCTCGGAAGCGCTCGGCATCCCCAACCCAGCCAGCTACTACACCCTGGAGCTTTTGCCGTTGGTTTATGAGGATTTCCACGCCTGGCATACCCGCATGGGAATGGATAGATCCCCGCTGGAGAATATTCAATGTTGCTAG
- a CDS encoding carbon starvation CstA family protein has protein sequence MNSLVLAIIGIAMMGAGYLLYSKFLGKSIFRLSPNYSTPAHTMEDGVDYVPTNKYVLWGHHFTSVAGAAPIIGPAVAVIWGWVPAFLWVTLGTVFFAGMHDLGALWASQRHKGQSIGTLSGRYIGKRGRNLFLIVIFLLLLMVNAAFAVVISNLLVSTPTAVIPTWGAIVVALLIGQAIYRLNWNLPLVSIVGVVALYALMIIGDRVPVVLPDTVLGIPANGVWIILLFIYAFIASLLPVWVLLQPRDYINGLQLFVGLAILYGSFLITRPSLAAPALRDNVPDGTPGIFPLLFVTIACGAISGFHGVVASGTSSKQVDKETDVRFVGYFGAVGEGLLALGTIIATTAGFKSLQQWEEIYSEWNAGGVEAFVQGGGALMNEGMGIPTSLSGTILATMAVLFAATTMDSGVRLQRLVVQEIGEIMGVRIKALAATVIAVGLAFGLTFSAGTDGSGGMTIWPLFGTTNQLMAGLSLAIVVVILTHLRRRTWPVVIPLIFVTAMSLWAALLQLKSLFTSQNWLLFCMDVIIVVAAIWVIVEAVGAISRARKETPLEWTDGDLDAPLPEHARQA, from the coding sequence ATGAACTCTCTTGTCCTCGCCATCATCGGCATCGCGATGATGGGCGCCGGCTACCTGCTCTACTCCAAGTTCCTAGGAAAGAGCATTTTCCGGCTATCCCCGAACTACTCCACCCCGGCCCACACCATGGAAGACGGCGTGGACTATGTGCCCACCAATAAATACGTCCTGTGGGGCCACCACTTCACTTCCGTGGCGGGCGCCGCGCCCATCATCGGTCCGGCCGTAGCCGTCATCTGGGGCTGGGTCCCGGCGTTTCTCTGGGTCACCCTCGGCACCGTCTTCTTTGCCGGCATGCACGATTTGGGTGCGCTGTGGGCGTCGCAGCGCCACAAGGGCCAGTCCATCGGCACGTTGTCTGGGCGCTACATTGGCAAGCGCGGGCGCAACCTCTTCCTCATCGTCATCTTCCTGCTGCTATTGATGGTGAATGCGGCCTTCGCCGTGGTCATTTCGAACCTGCTAGTCTCCACGCCTACGGCCGTAATCCCTACCTGGGGCGCCATCGTCGTCGCGCTGCTTATCGGCCAGGCCATCTACCGCCTGAATTGGAACCTGCCGCTGGTCTCCATCGTGGGCGTTGTCGCACTCTACGCGTTGATGATCATCGGTGACCGCGTGCCTGTGGTCCTACCAGATACGGTCTTGGGCATCCCCGCCAACGGCGTGTGGATCATCTTGTTATTCATCTACGCCTTTATCGCTTCGCTGCTGCCAGTGTGGGTATTGCTGCAGCCGCGCGACTACATCAACGGCCTCCAGCTCTTTGTGGGCCTGGCCATCTTGTACGGGTCTTTCCTCATTACCCGCCCTTCGCTGGCCGCACCGGCGCTGCGCGATAACGTGCCGGACGGCACCCCGGGCATCTTCCCGCTACTTTTTGTCACCATCGCCTGCGGCGCTATCTCCGGCTTCCACGGCGTGGTGGCCTCCGGCACCTCCTCCAAGCAGGTGGATAAGGAAACTGACGTGCGCTTTGTAGGGTACTTCGGCGCCGTGGGCGAGGGTCTGCTCGCACTAGGCACCATCATCGCCACCACCGCGGGCTTTAAGTCTCTGCAGCAGTGGGAAGAGATCTACTCCGAGTGGAATGCCGGCGGCGTGGAGGCCTTCGTGCAAGGCGGCGGCGCGCTCATGAATGAAGGCATGGGGATTCCCACCTCCCTCTCCGGCACCATCTTGGCCACCATGGCCGTACTCTTTGCCGCTACCACCATGGACTCGGGCGTGCGCCTGCAGCGCCTAGTGGTGCAAGAAATCGGCGAGATCATGGGCGTGCGCATCAAAGCCTTGGCCGCCACCGTCATCGCGGTGGGCTTGGCCTTCGGCCTGACCTTCTCTGCCGGCACGGATGGCTCCGGCGGTATGACCATCTGGCCACTATTCGGCACCACCAACCAGCTCATGGCGGGCCTTTCCTTGGCCATCGTGGTGGTCATTCTTACCCACCTGCGCCGCCGAACGTGGCCGGTGGTCATCCCGCTCATCTTCGTTACCGCCATGTCACTGTGGGCCGCACTCCTCCAGCTGAAGTCCCTCTTTACCAGCCAGAACTGGCTGCTATTCTGCATGGACGTCATCATCGTGGTCGCCGCCATTTGGGTCATTGTGGAGGCCGTCGGCGCCATCTCCCGCGCCCGCAAGGAGACCCCGCTGGAGTGGACCGATGGTGACCTTGACGCCCCACTGCCCGAGCATGCTCGACAAGCTTAA
- a CDS encoding PhoX family protein, protein MALKGRNLLSSLFSSSRSSLTCTYKCGNACFGECENKSNNPYFADQFSRRTALRAGSLSVVTVGGGAALAACSNPDDASTEASSSEGKGGKTSEANVELTSAEGMKFDPVQPNEKDEVVIPDGYEQSVLIAWGDPLFEDAPEFDDKNQTAEAAEKQFGFNNDFAGLIEHPDDDNRLIYVCSHEYTTEPQMFPNYDADNPTEEQAKIGWAGHGHSIVEVSKVGKTGELKREFGPLNRRITATTEFTLVGPAAGSDYVKTSADKTGKKVKGTLNNCSGGITPWNTMLSGEENFDQYFAHAKLDDKKAQESLERFGMEDGESQRKWERFDKRFDVSKEPNEPNRFGWLVEINPLDPKSTPVKHTALGRFKHEAGNIHIASDGTVVCYSGDDSRFEYIYKFISTKQYKEGDIEHNLTILDHGTLYVAKVEGNSPEDEIDGSGVLPEDGAFDGKGEWIKLLTSDTENNKFESHVDGMSAEEVAVYTREAADKVGATKMDRPEDMQVHPDSEKVYVALTNNKYRGATGENAKKNKEEPMEWAPIKENKNGLVMEIEDDHAGEKFTWNLFLVCGDPKEANTYFGGFDKEKVSPISCPDNLAFDSHGNLWISTDGNALESNDGLYAVTTEGDTRGELKCFLTVPAGAETCGPIVTDERVMVNVQHPGETDDATFEKQTSHWPEGGKSTPRPAVVVVWKKDGNIGVDKK, encoded by the coding sequence ATGGCGCTTAAAGGCCGCAACCTTCTCTCTAGTCTCTTTTCCTCCTCTCGTTCCAGCCTGACCTGCACCTACAAGTGCGGTAATGCCTGCTTTGGCGAGTGCGAGAACAAGTCCAATAACCCGTACTTTGCTGACCAGTTCTCCCGTCGTACCGCGCTGCGTGCGGGCAGCCTTTCCGTCGTAACCGTTGGCGGCGGCGCTGCCTTGGCGGCCTGCTCCAACCCGGATGATGCGTCCACCGAGGCTTCCTCCTCCGAGGGCAAGGGCGGCAAGACCTCTGAGGCGAACGTTGAGCTCACCTCCGCAGAGGGCATGAAGTTCGACCCAGTACAGCCAAACGAGAAGGACGAAGTGGTCATCCCGGATGGCTACGAGCAGTCCGTTCTCATTGCTTGGGGCGACCCGCTATTTGAGGACGCGCCGGAATTCGATGATAAGAACCAGACTGCCGAGGCAGCCGAGAAGCAGTTCGGCTTCAACAATGACTTCGCAGGCCTTATCGAGCACCCCGACGATGACAACCGCCTTATCTACGTCTGCTCCCACGAGTACACCACCGAGCCGCAGATGTTCCCCAACTACGATGCGGATAACCCCACCGAGGAGCAGGCCAAGATCGGCTGGGCTGGCCACGGCCACTCCATCGTGGAGGTATCCAAGGTAGGCAAGACCGGCGAGCTCAAGCGCGAGTTCGGCCCGCTCAACCGCCGCATCACCGCCACCACCGAGTTCACCCTGGTGGGCCCAGCTGCCGGCTCCGATTACGTCAAGACCTCCGCCGATAAGACCGGCAAGAAGGTCAAGGGCACCCTGAATAACTGCTCCGGCGGCATCACCCCATGGAATACCATGCTTTCTGGCGAAGAGAACTTTGACCAGTACTTCGCCCACGCCAAGCTGGATGACAAGAAGGCGCAGGAGTCCCTGGAGCGCTTCGGCATGGAAGACGGCGAATCTCAGCGCAAGTGGGAGCGCTTTGATAAGCGCTTTGACGTCTCCAAGGAGCCGAACGAGCCGAACCGCTTTGGCTGGCTCGTAGAAATCAACCCGCTGGACCCGAAGTCCACCCCGGTCAAGCACACCGCGCTGGGTCGCTTCAAGCACGAGGCCGGCAATATCCACATCGCCTCCGACGGCACCGTGGTGTGCTACTCCGGCGATGACTCCCGCTTCGAGTACATCTACAAGTTCATCTCCACCAAGCAGTACAAAGAGGGCGACATCGAGCACAACCTCACCATCCTGGACCACGGCACCCTGTACGTGGCCAAGGTAGAGGGCAACTCCCCAGAGGACGAGATTGACGGCTCCGGCGTGCTGCCAGAGGATGGTGCCTTTGACGGCAAGGGCGAATGGATCAAGCTGCTGACCTCCGATACGGAGAACAACAAGTTCGAGTCCCACGTTGATGGCATGTCCGCCGAGGAGGTTGCCGTCTACACCCGTGAGGCCGCCGATAAGGTGGGCGCCACCAAGATGGACCGCCCTGAGGATATGCAGGTTCACCCAGACTCCGAGAAGGTCTACGTGGCCCTGACCAACAATAAGTACCGCGGCGCTACCGGCGAGAATGCCAAGAAGAACAAGGAAGAGCCGATGGAGTGGGCTCCTATCAAGGAGAACAAGAACGGCCTGGTCATGGAGATTGAAGATGACCACGCTGGCGAGAAGTTCACCTGGAACCTCTTCCTGGTCTGCGGTGACCCGAAGGAAGCAAATACCTACTTTGGTGGCTTTGACAAGGAGAAGGTCTCCCCAATTTCCTGCCCGGATAACCTGGCCTTCGATAGCCACGGCAACCTGTGGATCTCCACCGACGGCAACGCCCTTGAGTCCAACGATGGCCTCTACGCCGTGACCACTGAGGGCGATACCCGCGGTGAGCTCAAGTGCTTCCTGACGGTTCCGGCAGGCGCCGAGACCTGTGGCCCCATCGTCACCGATGAGCGCGTGATGGTCAACGTTCAGCACCCAGGCGAGACCGATGACGCCACCTTTGAAAAGCAGACCTCCCACTGGCCAGAGGGCGGCAAGTCCACCCCTCGCCCGGCAGTGGTTGTGGTGTGGAAGAAGGACGGCAACATCGGCGTCGATAAGAAGTAA